The following are from one region of the Thermoproteus uzoniensis 768-20 genome:
- a CDS encoding NAD+ synthase, producing MITLADVVGAVDYSRARDEIVGFLSDYFSQSRAKGAVVGVSGGVDSCTTLALAATALGPKRVTALVLPSGFTPRQDVEDAVAVAKAFGVKHYVVSIDQFLAPYAALPFYEENDVVARGNLMARIRMSILYYYANRHNLLVVGTGDKSELMLGYFTKYGDGGVDILPIGDLYKTQVREMARFLGLPEGIALKPSSPRLWAGQTAEGELGMKYGEIDLVLYAFEIGIPKEDIPRETGVGRSKVSAILRKVQENAHKRAPPPIAKLKAARLYTARRAL from the coding sequence ATGATCACTCTGGCCGACGTCGTGGGGGCCGTCGACTACAGCAGAGCCAGAGACGAGATCGTCGGCTTTCTCTCGGACTATTTCTCCCAGTCTAGGGCTAAGGGAGCAGTCGTGGGGGTCAGCGGCGGCGTCGACTCCTGCACTACTCTGGCTCTGGCCGCAACTGCGCTGGGGCCTAAGAGGGTGACCGCGCTTGTGCTCCCCAGCGGGTTCACGCCGAGGCAGGACGTGGAGGACGCGGTCGCCGTCGCGAAGGCCTTCGGCGTCAAGCACTACGTGGTGTCTATAGACCAGTTCCTGGCCCCCTACGCCGCCCTCCCGTTCTATGAGGAGAACGACGTGGTGGCCCGCGGCAATCTGATGGCCAGGATAAGGATGTCCATACTCTACTACTACGCCAACAGGCACAACCTGCTCGTGGTCGGCACCGGCGACAAGAGCGAGTTGATGTTGGGCTACTTCACTAAGTACGGCGACGGCGGCGTCGACATACTCCCCATAGGGGATCTATACAAGACGCAGGTGAGGGAGATGGCCAGATTCCTCGGGCTCCCCGAAGGGATCGCGTTGAAGCCCTCGAGCCCCCGTCTCTGGGCCGGGCAGACGGCCGAGGGGGAGCTCGGCATGAAGTACGGAGAGATAGACCTGGTCCTCTACGCCTTCGAGATCGGCATCCCCAAGGAGGACATACCTAGGGAGACCGGCGTGGGCAGGTCCAAAGTCTCGGCCATACTGAGGAAGGTCCAGGAAAACGCCCACAAGAGGGCCCCGCCGCCCATAGCGAAGTTGAAGGCCGCGCGCCTCTACACCGCCAGGCGCGCTCTCTAG
- a CDS encoding RAD55 family ATPase — MDELKLRGVTLVYGPAGAGKTTFAAWYAYGNYSKTLWVSVFEDEATFRSNMSRLGYDFGDRLAYWEAPLVDDVEALLNSLMETVVAAKPELLVVDSVSELIYRDPEVGAKAMHNMLYKLSKTVGVDVIVTAERQVAERLTYIADNVVELRYEVFPYGTVREMVVRKVRGGKAGYAVPFAIAEGLGFVPIRAVTAAAPGGVLKTGVPCLDETLGGLVGGAVSALIGPTGSGKSTVMLKAAENLKKAGKRAYYLSFLGDADLLRLRYDVESINAPLDAESLLLQLYILAVKLKADAVFIDGVDLLARFFEEKVFNTVLLNLIRLVKASGVPVMVSLTRDWGIANYLDAVAHISERRVTAVKTPTGAVGTAHSC; from the coding sequence ATGGACGAGTTAAAGCTTAGAGGGGTCACGTTGGTCTACGGCCCCGCAGGGGCCGGCAAGACCACGTTCGCCGCCTGGTACGCCTACGGCAATTACTCCAAGACCTTGTGGGTCTCCGTCTTCGAGGACGAGGCGACGTTTAGGTCGAACATGTCGAGGCTGGGCTACGACTTCGGCGATAGGCTGGCCTACTGGGAGGCTCCCCTCGTGGACGACGTGGAGGCTCTGCTTAACTCCCTCATGGAGACTGTCGTGGCGGCCAAGCCGGAGCTCCTCGTCGTGGATTCCGTGAGCGAGCTTATCTACCGCGATCCCGAGGTGGGGGCTAAGGCTATGCACAACATGCTCTACAAGCTGAGCAAGACGGTCGGCGTGGACGTGATAGTAACCGCCGAGAGGCAGGTGGCGGAGCGGCTGACCTACATCGCCGACAATGTGGTGGAGCTTAGGTACGAGGTCTTCCCCTACGGAACGGTCAGGGAGATGGTCGTCAGGAAGGTTAGGGGCGGCAAGGCCGGCTACGCGGTGCCCTTCGCCATAGCAGAAGGCCTCGGCTTCGTGCCCATAAGGGCCGTGACGGCGGCGGCCCCCGGCGGCGTGTTGAAGACAGGCGTGCCGTGTCTCGACGAGACCCTCGGCGGGCTGGTAGGCGGCGCCGTCTCCGCGTTGATAGGGCCCACGGGCTCGGGCAAATCGACGGTGATGCTGAAGGCGGCCGAGAATTTAAAGAAGGCGGGGAAGAGGGCGTACTACCTCAGCTTCCTCGGCGACGCCGACCTCCTACGGCTTAGATACGACGTGGAGTCCATAAATGCGCCGCTAGACGCGGAGTCCCTCCTCCTCCAGCTCTACATCCTCGCGGTGAAGCTGAAGGCCGACGCGGTGTTCATAGACGGCGTCGACCTCCTCGCCCGCTTCTTCGAGGAGAAGGTGTTCAACACGGTCCTCCTCAACCTCATAAGGCTCGTCAAGGCCTCGGGCGTGCCTGTTATGGTGTCGCTGACGCGGGACTGGGGAATTGCGAACTACCTAGACGCCGTGGCCCACATATCCGAGAGGCGGGTGACTGCCGTCAAGACCCCGACAGGCGCCGTGGGCACGGCCCACAGCTGTTGA
- a CDS encoding type II secretion system F family protein, with protein MLPESWLPFLAASASLLFFVLGYRPYRRAVFRARLESQIPDALRAIADAVSGGLDLRSAFEVVSTLGLSPIADVFRRVVALSSVGGATAPDALWSVAEELGVPNFKRFALIVVEAARSGAKLPEVLGTAARTFATVVEFRRDLSAQLRPYVLLYYAVVGVFAALSDVLVYFMLPRLAQLTAQVSNAAIRPATISTPDALAVLLLTAILQALVGGLVVGRVTYFSARAGLVHASLATAISGAALLAPLWLR; from the coding sequence ATGTTGCCTGAGTCTTGGTTGCCCTTTCTGGCCGCGTCTGCCTCTCTCCTCTTCTTCGTATTGGGCTACAGGCCCTACCGCCGGGCCGTTTTCAGAGCTAGGCTGGAGTCCCAGATCCCAGACGCGCTCCGGGCCATAGCCGACGCAGTCTCGGGCGGCCTCGATCTGAGGAGCGCCTTCGAGGTTGTCTCCACGCTCGGCCTATCGCCGATAGCCGACGTCTTCCGCAGAGTGGTGGCGCTCAGCTCTGTGGGTGGGGCGACGGCTCCCGACGCTTTGTGGTCTGTGGCGGAGGAGCTGGGGGTCCCCAACTTCAAGCGCTTCGCCCTCATAGTGGTGGAGGCCGCGAGGTCCGGCGCCAAGTTGCCCGAGGTCCTCGGCACGGCCGCGAGGACTTTCGCCACAGTCGTCGAGTTCAGGCGGGATCTCTCGGCCCAGTTGAGGCCCTACGTCCTCCTCTACTACGCCGTGGTCGGCGTCTTCGCCGCGCTGTCGGACGTGTTGGTCTACTTCATGTTGCCGCGCCTCGCGCAACTGACGGCTCAAGTGTCCAACGCGGCTATCCGGCCTGCCACGATCAGCACACCGGACGCTCTGGCCGTCCTCCTCCTCACGGCAATACTCCAAGCCTTAGTCGGGGGGCTCGTAGTGGGCCGCGTGACGTACTTCAGCGCTAGGGCCGGCCTCGTCCACGCCTCCCTCGCCACGGCGATATCGGGGGCCGCCCTCCTCGCGCCGCTATGGCTGAGGTAG
- a CDS encoding ATP-binding protein produces MGRIRLDLARGLAVVFADREAALRRVEEWAERGTRLVKLVFGPEGCGKSAWLRQSAELLRELGFDVLYVNPLQREFLAEVGVSDVRSRLVEILREATAEAWGRAAWALIDLARELIKAGRRRVALLADDIFQAIGLDKAAIYVKGMLGVIEYPPRSYDAVVAVVAAGEGVARREIGRHMWADQYPMWNMSRDGFKQLYDQIPGDKPPFEDVWRLTGGNPRLLGQLYEAGWDVDKVVEMFMRGKELNSPDLFRWRGWLEKAVEDPDVLWTVEAPEGLLDILVERNLVVHNLHDRDPRFWVDAPPPERDPELGVGKYVAWQTPLHREAVRKALGYGLRPI; encoded by the coding sequence GTGGGGCGGATTAGGCTGGATCTCGCCAGGGGCCTCGCAGTCGTGTTCGCAGACCGCGAGGCTGCGCTGAGGCGCGTGGAGGAGTGGGCTGAGAGGGGCACGCGCCTCGTGAAGCTGGTTTTCGGGCCGGAGGGCTGTGGGAAGTCTGCTTGGCTTAGGCAGTCGGCGGAGCTCCTTAGGGAGCTGGGCTTCGACGTCCTATACGTAAATCCCCTCCAGAGGGAGTTCTTGGCTGAGGTGGGCGTGTCGGACGTAAGGAGCCGCCTCGTAGAGATCCTTAGGGAGGCGACGGCGGAGGCTTGGGGCAGGGCGGCCTGGGCCCTTATAGATCTGGCGAGGGAGCTCATAAAGGCCGGCAGGAGGAGGGTGGCGTTGCTGGCGGACGACATATTCCAAGCCATCGGCCTAGACAAGGCCGCTATCTACGTCAAGGGCATGCTCGGCGTGATTGAGTATCCGCCTAGGAGCTACGACGCGGTCGTCGCCGTCGTTGCGGCTGGCGAGGGCGTCGCCAGGAGGGAGATCGGGAGGCATATGTGGGCCGACCAATACCCCATGTGGAACATGTCGAGGGATGGCTTCAAGCAACTATACGACCAAATACCGGGGGACAAGCCCCCATTCGAGGATGTCTGGAGGCTGACGGGAGGAAATCCCAGATTGCTAGGCCAGCTGTACGAGGCGGGGTGGGACGTGGATAAGGTTGTCGAGATGTTTATGAGGGGGAAGGAGTTGAACTCCCCGGATTTGTTTAGGTGGAGGGGTTGGCTTGAGAAGGCTGTCGAGGACCCCGACGTGCTCTGGACGGTCGAGGCGCCTGAGGGGCTCCTCGACATACTCGTCGAGAGGAATCTGGTGGTCCACAACCTACACGACAGAGATCCCAGATTCTGGGTCGACGCGCCTCCGCCGGAGAGAGATCCCGAGCTGGGCGTGGGGAAGTACGTCGCGTGGCAGACGCCGCTCCACAGAGAGGCTGTCAGGAAAGCGCTGGGGTACGGCCTCCGCCCGATATAG
- a CDS encoding DUF3800 domain-containing protein gives MFVDESGAKSPCNCVALGAVAFEARYGTTYMELGLHLVERIKRMARAGGELKWSDVRRRADVGAVLRLISEAAEVRHAVFHYRSAEDVERALAGLVKGAVLVVADNQLLAGRPRLGVRLIERGSRKVPGLQLADVVAGFARWSSCGQRRGLRR, from the coding sequence ATGTTCGTCGACGAGAGCGGGGCCAAGTCGCCGTGCAACTGCGTGGCGCTCGGCGCCGTGGCCTTCGAGGCGCGGTACGGGACCACCTACATGGAGCTGGGCCTACACTTGGTGGAGCGGATAAAACGCATGGCGAGGGCGGGCGGAGAGCTTAAGTGGTCCGACGTGAGGAGGAGGGCCGACGTCGGTGCCGTCTTGAGGCTCATATCGGAAGCCGCCGAGGTGAGGCACGCGGTCTTCCACTACAGGTCGGCGGAGGACGTGGAGAGGGCCCTCGCGGGCCTCGTTAAAGGCGCCGTCTTGGTGGTGGCCGACAACCAGCTACTCGCCGGGCGTCCCCGCCTAGGCGTCAGGCTTATAGAGAGGGGCTCGCGCAAGGTGCCGGGGCTCCAGCTCGCCGACGTGGTCGCCGGGTTCGCCAGATGGAGCTCGTGCGGTCAGCGGCGCGGCCTCCGCAGATAG
- a CDS encoding ammonium transporter codes for MFIVSAIYLESADPVVMQVDLASTIWTAVGGILVFLMIPAIGFLEAGLVRRSNVINAMMKGMLAFMVFFPIWFLVFPYYFSGALQDGYFPTGQGVGVPEYVYAFFLGAFGAVTLALIFAGAPERLKFGGWLAFAVFFSAVQWPLVASWIWGNGFLYNLGQYLGLPGYGVRDFAGGTVVHAYAGLAGAVATWLLGLSMAKRARANGEDHAMAYKEAVEYRRAELPYAIVGTALLFFGWFGFNGGSTISVSEQTGYAIANTATAGSLAGLVSLLLARREEGLWGPVAAIGGVIGGLVMITPLAGFIEPWAAVLVGVLAGLVTYYGTKLVERYIPIDDPVGGLPAHGFNGVIGSALVPVLSSPSVGGLAGLIYGGPPLWIAVQLLGMAIALGFVVATTAAAFWVLVKLGFRASAEEELVGLDAVDHGVLRP; via the coding sequence ATGTTTATTGTCTCTGCGATTTATTTAGAATCCGCAGATCCCGTCGTCATGCAAGTCGATCTGGCCTCGACGATCTGGACCGCGGTGGGCGGGATATTGGTGTTCTTAATGATACCCGCCATAGGCTTTCTCGAGGCGGGTCTGGTGAGGCGCTCTAACGTGATCAACGCCATGATGAAGGGCATGTTGGCCTTCATGGTGTTCTTCCCGATTTGGTTCCTCGTCTTCCCGTACTACTTCTCCGGCGCGTTGCAGGACGGCTACTTCCCCACCGGACAAGGCGTGGGGGTCCCCGAGTACGTCTACGCCTTCTTCCTAGGGGCCTTCGGCGCCGTGACGCTCGCCTTGATATTCGCGGGCGCTCCCGAGCGGCTCAAGTTCGGCGGCTGGCTGGCGTTCGCGGTCTTCTTCTCGGCGGTCCAGTGGCCTCTCGTGGCCTCCTGGATATGGGGCAACGGCTTCCTCTACAACCTAGGCCAGTACCTCGGCCTGCCGGGATACGGCGTGAGGGACTTCGCGGGCGGGACAGTGGTGCACGCCTACGCCGGCCTCGCCGGCGCCGTCGCCACGTGGTTGTTGGGCCTCTCGATGGCCAAGAGGGCCCGCGCCAACGGGGAGGACCACGCCATGGCCTATAAGGAGGCTGTGGAGTACAGGAGGGCCGAGTTGCCCTACGCCATAGTGGGGACCGCACTGCTCTTCTTCGGCTGGTTCGGCTTCAACGGAGGCTCCACAATATCCGTGTCTGAGCAGACCGGCTACGCGATAGCCAACACGGCCACCGCAGGCTCTCTCGCCGGCTTGGTCTCGCTCCTGCTGGCGAGGAGGGAGGAGGGCCTCTGGGGCCCCGTCGCGGCGATTGGCGGCGTGATAGGCGGTCTCGTGATGATTACCCCGCTCGCCGGCTTCATAGAGCCGTGGGCGGCCGTGCTCGTCGGCGTCTTGGCCGGCCTCGTCACGTACTACGGTACTAAGCTCGTGGAGCGGTACATACCCATCGACGACCCTGTGGGCGGCCTGCCGGCGCACGGCTTCAACGGCGTGATAGGCAGCGCCCTGGTGCCGGTGCTCTCGTCTCCGAGCGTCGGAGGGCTGGCCGGCCTCATATACGGCGGCCCGCCGCTCTGGATCGCCGTCCAGCTACTCGGCATGGCAATCGCCCTAGGCTTCGTGGTGGCCACCACCGCGGCCGCCTTCTGGGTATTAGTGAAGCTGGGCTTCCGCGCCTCTGCCGAGGAGGAGCTGGTTGGCCTAGACGCGGTGGACCACGGCGTCTTGAGGCCATGA
- a CDS encoding type II secretion system F family protein — protein sequence MTFFELYKLSGMAYPYRRYMTLLAAVPPASAAMVLYPLHLISARRTHFENNFPYTLGVLLPLLTAGVPLGRAVARLAEVEDDKYIARELSLVVRDMVVMGSSPIDALVHSAERVPSQNYRETVSVLARSSRITERLDAVLMARLDWMLRQKQMRAASLVRSIAVLFEIYVIAAQLLPILLFIIALSLSPLGTLRIGGISLDPLTVMVLAGLIYSPLIGLVFYIIFDSSIKNI from the coding sequence ATGACCTTCTTCGAGCTCTACAAGCTGAGCGGTATGGCCTACCCGTACCGGCGCTACATGACGCTGTTGGCGGCCGTGCCCCCCGCGTCCGCCGCCATGGTGCTCTACCCCCTCCACCTGATCTCGGCGAGGAGGACGCATTTCGAGAACAACTTCCCCTATACTCTCGGCGTCCTACTGCCTCTGCTGACTGCGGGGGTGCCCTTGGGGAGGGCCGTGGCGAGGCTCGCCGAGGTGGAGGACGATAAGTACATCGCCCGGGAGCTCTCGCTGGTGGTGAGGGATATGGTCGTCATGGGGTCTAGCCCTATAGACGCCCTGGTGCACAGCGCCGAGAGGGTGCCGAGCCAGAACTACAGAGAGACCGTTAGCGTCTTGGCACGCTCCTCCCGGATAACCGAGAGGCTCGACGCCGTCCTCATGGCGAGGCTCGACTGGATGTTGAGGCAGAAGCAGATGAGGGCGGCGTCGCTGGTCAGATCCATCGCCGTCCTCTTCGAGATCTACGTCATAGCGGCCCAGCTTCTCCCTATCCTGCTCTTCATAATTGCTCTCTCCCTAAGCCCCCTCGGCACTCTCCGGATCGGAGGAATCTCGCTGGATCCCCTCACAGTCATGGTGCTGGCCGGACTTATATACAGCCCGCTGATAGGCCTTGTGTTCTATATAATATTCGATTCGTCAATAAAAAATATATAG
- a CDS encoding pyridoxal phosphate-dependent aminotransferase, translating to MLGLAAVVETFKWLRERQARWDLANSGVWPLDYREYLAEPGADLAGLVSELYGVDRRSVALTSGAQEGNFLALWVLRKRAEKVVVFPPEYEPLALLPEEFGLRRVEGSGDPFSYVERGAVLLFSNPNNPTGRYLAPRALSELADEARRKGAYVVADIIFIDFVDGRPRGFPAENAVFNYSTDKFFTSSVRVGWSFGDRAIVEAMSEAKDLFNPGPKELEARAGYGFLSRREEVRARNAAWISANWAALKKALGGAAVDYAEHMPVAFLHLQCDGVEAAERLLARGVSTVPGRFFGVDKALRVGLARVRPEEFAEPLSALSEGLADCLG from the coding sequence ATGTTGGGCTTGGCGGCGGTGGTCGAGACCTTCAAATGGCTCAGGGAGCGCCAGGCGCGTTGGGATCTCGCGAACAGCGGGGTCTGGCCCCTGGACTATAGGGAGTATCTGGCCGAGCCGGGGGCCGACCTCGCCGGGCTGGTGTCGGAGCTCTACGGGGTCGACAGGCGGTCGGTCGCGCTTACGTCGGGGGCCCAGGAGGGCAATTTCCTGGCCCTCTGGGTCCTCAGGAAGAGGGCCGAGAAGGTCGTGGTCTTCCCGCCCGAGTACGAGCCCCTCGCCCTCCTGCCGGAGGAGTTCGGCCTGCGGAGAGTCGAGGGCTCCGGCGACCCCTTCAGCTACGTGGAGAGGGGCGCGGTCCTCCTATTCTCCAACCCCAACAACCCCACGGGCAGATACCTCGCCCCGCGCGCCTTGTCGGAGCTGGCCGACGAGGCCAGGAGGAAGGGCGCCTACGTGGTCGCCGATATAATATTCATAGACTTCGTCGACGGGAGGCCGAGGGGCTTCCCCGCCGAGAACGCCGTGTTCAACTACAGCACCGACAAGTTCTTCACGAGCTCGGTGAGGGTCGGCTGGAGCTTCGGCGATAGGGCAATCGTCGAGGCCATGTCTGAGGCCAAGGATCTCTTCAACCCAGGCCCCAAGGAGCTGGAGGCGAGGGCCGGCTACGGCTTCTTGTCGAGGAGGGAGGAGGTCAGGGCGAGAAACGCCGCCTGGATCTCCGCCAACTGGGCCGCGCTCAAGAAGGCGCTGGGCGGGGCTGCCGTCGACTACGCGGAGCACATGCCGGTGGCCTTCCTGCATCTGCAGTGCGACGGCGTGGAGGCCGCCGAGAGGCTTCTGGCCAGAGGCGTCTCGACAGTCCCAGGCCGCTTTTTCGGCGTCGACAAGGCGTTGAGGGTCGGGCTAGCCAGAGTGAGGCCTGAGGAATTCGCCGAGCCCCTCTCGGCGCTGTCGGAAGGGCTGGCCGACTGCCTAGGATAG
- a CDS encoding P-II family nitrogen regulator, translating to MKLVRAVIREDKVNDVLEALVAAGFTGATVYRDVGGMGGESGVVKIRGRRYEALLPRIVVEVVAEDEEVEKLIGVIMSSARTGRLGDGRIFVLPVLEAWRIRNGEKLSK from the coding sequence ATGAAGCTGGTGAGGGCCGTCATAAGGGAGGATAAGGTCAACGACGTCTTGGAGGCCTTGGTCGCCGCCGGCTTCACAGGCGCCACGGTGTATAGGGACGTCGGCGGCATGGGCGGGGAGAGCGGCGTCGTGAAGATAAGGGGGAGGAGGTACGAGGCCCTCCTCCCGAGGATAGTCGTCGAGGTCGTCGCCGAGGACGAGGAAGTGGAGAAGCTGATAGGCGTTATCATGTCGTCTGCACGGACCGGCCGGCTCGGCGACGGCCGCATCTTCGTGTTGCCGGTCCTCGAGGCCTGGCGGATCAGGAACGGAGAGAAGCTAAGCAAATAA
- a CDS encoding type II/IV secretion system ATPase subunit — protein MAEVAKLLDEYEISEYVHAMIFVDRQGFRIYRAVEPPLSEEERAQLARLKNAIQNVGDVKDGVLRLTREGRREYLEELVRRASEEFKLRLDERTRGKMMYYLTRDLLGYGPLDPLFRDPYIEDIHMDGPGLPVYVWHSRWESLKTELVLSPAEADAYAQKFSAVVGKPVSYADPILEGMLPEGFRIELVIPPASPRGPSFVVRKFFVEPITLVDLVRMGTISTAAVAYLWLMLDYGRNIIIVGPTGAGKTTLLNALLYMVRPDAKILTIEDTREINLVHDHWQALLTRPSRSEAVRDVSAFDLLTVAMRSRPDYVVVGEVRGEEAYVLFQAFGSGHAGATTIHAETVEDAIRRLLSRPMSVPPMLLGLAHVFVRIARVKVGDQVARRVVEVVENLGMARGRRPRLHTVFRWSPEKDALEQVDDSRHFEAISRTRFVSMDYLRQEYERRRRLVELMAKQGFTSPYVVARVFSLYATDPDGALKAVEEGKI, from the coding sequence ATGGCTGAGGTAGCGAAGCTCTTGGACGAGTACGAGATTTCGGAGTACGTCCACGCGATGATATTCGTCGATAGGCAGGGCTTCAGGATCTACAGGGCGGTGGAGCCGCCGCTCAGCGAAGAGGAGAGGGCCCAGCTGGCCCGCCTCAAGAACGCCATACAGAACGTGGGCGACGTGAAGGACGGCGTGTTGAGGCTGACGAGGGAGGGCAGGAGGGAGTACCTCGAGGAGCTTGTGAGGAGGGCCTCCGAGGAGTTCAAGCTAAGGCTCGACGAGAGGACTAGGGGCAAGATGATGTACTACCTCACCAGAGACCTCCTGGGCTACGGCCCCCTCGACCCTCTCTTCAGGGATCCCTATATAGAGGACATCCACATGGACGGCCCCGGGCTGCCCGTCTACGTCTGGCACAGCCGCTGGGAGTCGCTCAAGACCGAGCTGGTCCTCTCGCCGGCCGAGGCCGACGCGTACGCCCAGAAGTTCTCGGCGGTTGTGGGCAAGCCGGTGTCCTACGCAGACCCTATCCTGGAGGGGATGTTGCCGGAGGGCTTCCGCATAGAGCTCGTCATACCGCCGGCCTCCCCGAGAGGCCCCTCCTTCGTCGTGAGGAAGTTCTTCGTGGAGCCCATAACCCTAGTCGACTTGGTGAGGATGGGCACTATCTCCACGGCGGCCGTGGCCTATCTTTGGCTCATGCTGGACTACGGGCGGAATATAATAATCGTCGGCCCGACGGGCGCCGGCAAGACCACGCTCCTCAACGCCTTGCTGTACATGGTGAGGCCCGACGCCAAGATCCTCACCATAGAGGACACCAGGGAGATAAACCTCGTCCACGACCACTGGCAAGCGCTCTTGACGAGGCCCAGCCGCTCCGAGGCCGTCCGCGACGTCTCTGCATTCGATCTGTTGACCGTGGCCATGAGGTCTAGGCCGGACTACGTCGTCGTGGGCGAGGTGAGGGGGGAGGAGGCGTACGTGCTTTTCCAGGCCTTCGGCTCCGGCCACGCAGGCGCAACCACCATACACGCCGAGACGGTCGAGGACGCCATAAGGAGGCTCCTCTCCCGGCCCATGAGCGTGCCCCCCATGTTGCTCGGCCTCGCCCACGTCTTCGTCCGCATCGCCAGGGTCAAGGTAGGCGACCAGGTGGCGAGGAGAGTCGTCGAGGTCGTGGAGAACTTGGGGATGGCCAGAGGGAGGAGGCCGAGGCTCCACACCGTCTTCAGATGGAGCCCCGAGAAGGACGCCTTGGAGCAGGTAGACGACAGCAGGCACTTCGAGGCCATATCCAGAACCCGCTTTGTGTCGATGGACTACCTCCGACAGGAGTACGAGCGGCGGAGGAGGCTGGTGGAGCTCATGGCCAAGCAAGGCTTCACCTCGCCCTACGTCGTCGCGAGGGTGTTCTCCCTATACGCCACGGACCCCGACGGGGCGCTCAAGGCGGTCGAGGAGGGCAAGATATGA